One part of the Nostoc sp. PCC 7120 = FACHB-418 genome encodes these proteins:
- a CDS encoding pentapeptide repeat-containing protein: MSELPHVWKLLQNYVRGTRSTDRPTTKYVGSRSFLPLGKHQQKPAKDVNFSQVNLQKEILCERLQISLEAWTREDGKGKFSTSNSQLQQEIYDLLGNGALNSEIVEKVIELLILEAQFRPGLLFHRLEDFYQRWCRGEFIDAPPSENLPQRKLMEMAAQNQAMGLRQIDIYAGLNVLILLLELHRYAQQQEELRQQINFYPSSPPDTDSFFTSQLLRVINYSDAIEIGNFSNIVGEFLRGGNFQGAYLGNANLTGVNFSGANLSGAYLGDANLTGANFQDANLTGADFGDANLSSVNLSGANLSSADLSSANLTGANLSGANLQRADLSRADLSSSILNDGEFSHANLSGVNLRDAELRRANLSNAILFGANLSDANLNHADLSRADLCRADLSGADLTHATLNGTNLSDTILFSTNLSDAILEAADLSYAKLNGAKLNYARLNGAMFLGADLSGVDLTGVVLNDADLSGGILSEADLTGADLSDAILLGTDFSFANLNSANLSGSNLSGAILNGADLSSANLSYAILDDTDISEANLEEMTWGEIQQWEGVRGLETALNLPEALREKLGKR; this comes from the coding sequence ATGTCAGAACTACCTCATGTTTGGAAACTCTTACAGAATTATGTTCGGGGTACAAGGTCAACAGATAGGCCTACAACAAAGTATGTAGGTAGTCGCTCATTTTTACCTCTGGGAAAACACCAACAAAAACCAGCCAAAGATGTAAACTTTTCTCAAGTTAATTTACAGAAAGAAATTTTATGTGAAAGATTACAAATCAGTTTAGAGGCATGGACAAGAGAGGATGGTAAGGGGAAATTTTCCACTAGCAATAGCCAACTCCAACAAGAGATTTATGATTTACTCGGTAATGGTGCATTAAACTCAGAAATAGTCGAAAAAGTCATAGAATTGCTTATCCTGGAAGCACAATTTCGCCCAGGGTTGCTATTTCACCGTCTAGAAGATTTTTATCAACGTTGGTGTCGAGGAGAATTTATTGATGCGCCACCAAGCGAGAACTTACCTCAGCGAAAATTGATGGAGATGGCAGCACAGAATCAAGCCATGGGACTGAGGCAGATTGATATTTACGCTGGGCTTAATGTCTTAATTTTACTTCTAGAATTACACCGCTACGCCCAACAGCAAGAAGAACTGCGGCAACAAATCAACTTTTATCCTTCTTCCCCACCAGATACAGACAGCTTTTTTACCTCCCAACTACTGCGGGTAATTAATTATAGCGATGCCATAGAAATTGGCAACTTTAGTAATATCGTAGGGGAATTTCTCCGAGGTGGTAACTTTCAAGGTGCATACTTGGGAAATGCCAACTTGACAGGAGTTAACTTTAGTGGTGCTAACCTCAGTGGCGCATACCTTGGTGATGCCAACCTTACAGGCGCAAACTTCCAAGACGCTAACCTCACAGGTGCAGACTTTGGTGATGCCAACCTCAGCAGTGTTAATCTCAGTGGTGCCAACTTGAGTAGCGCCGACCTCAGCAGCGCCAACCTTACGGGTGCAAACCTAAGCGGTGCTAACTTGCAACGTGCCGACCTCAGTCGTGCTGACCTGAGTAGTTCCATCCTCAACGATGGCGAATTTAGCCACGCCAACCTCAGTGGTGTCAACCTCAGAGATGCTGAACTCCGTCGCGCCAACCTCAGCAACGCCATCTTATTTGGTGCTAACCTCAGTGATGCCAACCTCAATCACGCCGACCTCAGTCGCGCCGACCTTTGTCGTGCAGACTTGAGTGGTGCAGACCTCACACACGCCACCCTCAACGGTACTAACCTCAGCGATACCATTCTTTTTAGTACTAACTTAAGTGATGCCATTCTGGAAGCAGCTGACCTCAGTTATGCCAAACTCAACGGTGCTAAACTCAACTACGCCAGACTCAACGGCGCTATGTTTTTAGGTGCAGACCTCAGTGGCGTAGATTTAACTGGCGTAGTTCTCAATGATGCCGATTTGAGTGGCGGGATTCTCAGCGAAGCCGACCTCACAGGCGCAGACCTCAGCGATGCCATACTCTTGGGTACTGACTTCAGCTTTGCCAACCTCAACAGTGCCAACCTGAGTGGTAGTAACTTGAGTGGCGCAATTTTGAATGGTGCAGACCTCAGTAGCGCCAACCTCAGTTATGCCATTCTCGACGATACAGACATAAGTGAAGCCAACCTAGAAGAGATGACCTGGGGAGAAATTCAGCAATGGGAAGGCGTGCGAGGTTTGGAGACAGCGCTGAATCTACCGGAGGCGTTGCGGGAAAAGTTGGGGAAGAGGTAA
- a CDS encoding alpha/beta hydrolase gives MSDFRSKPLSLQFTTVPPAKSQTPAGLVVTLHGWGANAEDVASLLPYFNLPDYQFVFPNAPYPYPYAPLGRSWYDLRQENMYEGLAESRELLKDFVLSLESSTGVPLSRTILSGFSQGGAMTFDVGSKLPLAGLVVMSGYLHPEAISPDNTNIPPTLILHGTRDEVVPLQAAVKARTTVESLGVPVQYQEFEAGHEINLEMLNVARNFIVNALV, from the coding sequence GTGTCAGATTTTAGGAGCAAACCTCTGTCTTTGCAATTCACTACCGTTCCCCCAGCTAAATCTCAAACACCCGCCGGCTTAGTTGTGACTTTGCATGGTTGGGGTGCTAATGCTGAGGATGTGGCATCTTTATTACCCTATTTCAATTTGCCTGATTACCAGTTTGTCTTTCCCAATGCACCTTATCCATATCCCTATGCTCCTCTCGGTAGGTCATGGTATGACTTGAGACAAGAAAATATGTATGAGGGATTGGCGGAAAGTCGGGAACTGCTGAAAGATTTTGTACTTTCTTTAGAAAGTAGTACTGGTGTGCCTTTATCCCGCACTATCTTAAGTGGATTTTCTCAAGGCGGGGCGATGACTTTTGATGTCGGCTCAAAATTACCTTTGGCTGGTTTGGTGGTGATGAGTGGGTATTTACATCCTGAAGCCATTAGCCCAGATAATACTAATATCCCCCCAACTCTGATCCTACATGGTACAAGGGATGAAGTTGTACCCCTGCAAGCTGCTGTCAAGGCACGCACAACCGTAGAATCGCTGGGTGTTCCTGTCCAATATCAGGAATTTGAGGCTGGACACGAAATCAATTTGGAAATGTTAAATGTAGCCAGAAATTTCATTGTCAATGCACTTGTTTAG
- a CDS encoding protein IsiD — MKTLSISKKEIAAMTAAEVEELATRLEMDNYSNAFDGLNDWHLLRAIAFQRPELVESYIHLLDLEPYDEA; from the coding sequence ATGAAAACTTTAAGCATTTCCAAAAAAGAAATTGCTGCCATGACCGCAGCAGAGGTGGAGGAACTGGCTACTCGTCTAGAGATGGACAATTATAGCAATGCTTTTGATGGTTTAAACGACTGGCATCTACTGCGGGCGATCGCTTTTCAGCGTCCAGAGTTGGTAGAATCTTACATCCATCTGTTAGATTTGGAACCATACGACGAAGCTTAG